Proteins encoded in a region of the Vicia villosa cultivar HV-30 ecotype Madison, WI linkage group LG5, Vvil1.0, whole genome shotgun sequence genome:
- the LOC131602860 gene encoding mitogen-activated protein kinase kinase kinase 3-like, translating to MPAWWSRKSSKNKQERDGNDNDEEDEEEQSRGGVLQFNFMKSPINAIRNGDSKKSKVKKQKPKSFDEVFNRNSPRTSREFDGGAATEKKGVPLPLPAHCDQALGSPSVSGSSVSSSTSFDDHPISPHFVSNNRGQDEVKFNARSRSPGPASRGPTSPTSPLHPRLQVLSLDSPTGKQDDGRSQCHPLPLPPGSPTSPSSALSNTRSSGSFENTTPNLSKWKKGKLLGRGTFGHVYLGFNSENGQMCAIKEVRVGCDDQNSKECLKQLNQEINLLNQLSHPNIVQYHGSELAEESLSVYLEYVSGGSIHKLLQEYGPFKEPVIQNYTRQIVSGLAYLHGRNTVHRDIKGANILVDPNGEIKLADFGMAKHITSAASMLSFKGSPYWMAPEVVMNTNGYSLPVDIWSLGCTLIEMAASKPPWSQYEGVAAIFKIGNSKDMPEIPEHLSNDAKNFIMLCLQRDPLARPTAQKLLEHPFIRDQSATRAATRDVSSYMFDGSRTPPVLEPHSNRRSITSLDGDYATKSAIAAPRATRSPRDHTRMITSLPVSPSSSPLRQYGLDHRSCFYSPPHPSYTLMGQNSYTLNDTPSYPVRSNPTFTLDPRHETSRYKAHTPPGGSPRMRFI from the exons ATGCCGGCGTGGTGGAGTAGAAAGTCATCAAAGAACAAACAAGAGCGTGACGGTAACGataatgatgaagaagatgaagaagaacaaTCACGCGGTGGAGTTCttcagttcaatttcatgaaatCGCCGATCAACGCGATTAGGAACGGTGATAGTAAGAAGAGTAAGGTGAAGAAACAGAAGCCGAAGAGTTTTGATGAGGTTTTCAACCGGAATTCACCGAGGACTAGTAGGGAATTTGATGGCGGCGCCGCCACTGAAAAGAAAGGAGTCCCGTTGCCTCTTCCTGCTCACTGTGATCAGGCTTTGGGATCTCCTTCTGTTTCTGGCTCTAGTGTTAGTTCGTCTACCTCTTTTGATGATCATCCGATTTCTCCTCACTTCGTTTCTAATAACAG AGGACAAGATGAGGTGAAGTTCAATGCGAGGTCAAGAAGTCCAGGTCCTGCGTCAAGAGGACCTACAAGTCCTACATCACCTCTTCATCCAAGGTTGCAGGTTTTGAGTCTAGACTCACCTACTGGAAAGCAAGACGATGGAAGGAGTCAATGTCATCCGTTGCCTCTTCCACCAGGTTCTCCTACTAGTCCTTCTTCTGCTCTTAGCAACACACGGTCAAGTGGATCGTTCGAAAACACTACCCCTAACCTGTCCAAGTGGAAGAAAGGAAAGCTTCTAGGCCGGGGAACATTTGGGCATGTTTATCTTGGATTCAATAG TGAAAATGGACAAATGTGTGCAATAAAAGAAGTCAGGGTTGGCTGTGacgatcaaaattcaaaagagtgCCTCAAACAACTTAACCAg GAGATAAATTTGCTTAATCAGCTTTCACACCCAAACATTGTTCAATACCATGGGAGTGAACTG GCAGAGGAGTCACTTTCTGTTTATTTGGAATATGTCTCTGGTGGTTCTATCCATAAATTACTTCAGGAATATGGACCGTTCAAGGAGCCTGTTATTCAAAATTATACCAGGCAGATTGTCTCTGGACTTGCCTATCTACATGGAAGAAATACAGTACACAG GGATATCAAAGGGGCTAACATACTAGTTGATCCTAATGGTGAAATCAAACTAGCAGACTTTGGAATGGCTAAGCAT ATAACTTCTGCTGCTTCAATGCTTTCATTCAAAGGAAGTCCGTACTGGATGGCACCTGAG GTTGTAATGAACACAAATGGCTATAGCCTTCCAGTTGATATATGGAGCTTGGGATGCACACTTATTGAAATGGCAGCGTCGAAGCCTCCGTGGAGTCAGTATGAAGGG GTCGCTGCAATATTTAAAATTGGAAACAGCAAAGACATGCCTGAAATTCCTGAACATCTGTCAAATGATGCGAAGAatttcattatgttatgtttacaGCGGGACCCATTAGCTCGCCCAACAGCCCAGAAATTACTAGAGCACCCCTTCATTAGAGATCAATCAGCAACAAGAGCTGCAACCAGAGATGTTTCCTCTTACATGTTTGATGGAAGCCGAACACCG CCTGTTTTAGAGCCTCATTCCAATAGAAGAAGTATAACATCACTTGATGGAGACTATGCAACGAAGTCAGCTATTGCAGCTCCACGTGCAACAAGGAGTCCAAG AGATCACACAAGAATGATCACATCTTTACCAGTATCTCCCTCTTCAAGTCCATTGCGACAGTATGGACTAGATCATAGGAGCTGTTTCTATTCTCCTCCTCATCCATCTTACACATTGATGGGACAAAATAGTTACACTTTGAATGACACACCCTCTTATCCAGTGAGATCAAATCCAACATTTACTCTTGACCCTAGGCACGAAACATCTAGATACAAAGCCCATACACCACCTGGCGGATCTCCAAGAATGAGGTTCATTTGA